The bacterium genome has a window encoding:
- a CDS encoding penicillin-binding protein 2, whose translation MTLPRRRRPPGRGQPPGRRSFLRAAEAELDHLRMIRLRTVVLFAVLWTALAGVGFRLVMLHIVEAPELGRIAERQQLGTVQIEAGRGRLLDRLGRPLAVNVAAESVFATPSKIEDHKAFIRAVAPVVGQRPAELARKLAPDRHFAWLARRAAPEVTAALRAMRLGDQIGFLTETKRSYPNGTLASHVIGFAGVDNQGLEGAELAFEEMLRGRPGSARIERDAMGRPRFDTRAVVREPAPGADVMLTIDQVIQHIAERELDRAAVSTGATSGTVLVMDPRSGELLAMAAHPRYDPNAVGRAQDSVLANRAISAVYEPGSTFKIILAAAALEAGAVTTREVFASTGELRVAGGYVIREARGRRFPRQTLGDIVRQSSNVGAAMVAARLGKERYHEAIRRFGFGTPTGVDLPGELSGLVPPPAQWLGPGLETIGFGQGISVTPLQMLVAASALGNGGQLVRPHVLRAARDSEGRLVRVAVPEPGRRATSPEVARAVFAMLEEAVNKGTGTLARVEGYRIAGKTGTAQKPAPGGGYMTDAFVASFVGLVPADNPRLAVLVILDGVKGEQYGGTVAAPVFQAVATQVLWHLRLPPSEPAALGRLPSRTAP comes from the coding sequence ATGACCCTCCCGCGTCGTCGCCGCCCGCCCGGGCGGGGTCAACCCCCCGGGCGGCGGTCTTTTCTCCGCGCGGCTGAGGCCGAACTCGACCACCTCCGGATGATCCGGCTGCGCACGGTAGTGCTCTTTGCGGTGCTGTGGACCGCGCTGGCCGGGGTCGGCTTTCGCCTCGTCATGCTCCACATCGTGGAGGCCCCTGAACTGGGCAGGATCGCGGAGCGCCAGCAGCTCGGCACCGTGCAGATCGAGGCCGGCCGCGGCCGCCTGCTGGACCGCCTGGGCAGGCCGCTGGCCGTGAACGTTGCGGCCGAGTCGGTCTTCGCTACGCCGTCCAAGATCGAGGACCACAAGGCATTCATCCGCGCCGTCGCGCCGGTAGTCGGGCAGCGACCCGCGGAACTCGCACGGAAGCTGGCTCCGGACAGGCACTTCGCCTGGCTGGCCCGGCGTGCCGCGCCCGAGGTTACGGCGGCGCTCCGCGCGATGCGGCTCGGCGACCAGATCGGCTTCCTCACCGAAACCAAACGCAGCTATCCCAACGGAACGCTGGCTTCCCATGTGATCGGCTTTGCCGGCGTTGACAACCAGGGCCTGGAGGGCGCGGAACTGGCGTTTGAGGAGATGCTGCGGGGCCGGCCCGGGTCCGCCCGCATCGAGCGGGACGCCATGGGCCGCCCGCGGTTCGATACGCGCGCCGTGGTGCGCGAGCCGGCTCCCGGCGCCGACGTGATGCTTACCATAGACCAGGTGATCCAGCACATCGCCGAGCGCGAGCTCGATCGGGCGGCGGTCTCCACGGGCGCAACCTCGGGCACCGTCCTGGTCATGGATCCCAGGTCGGGCGAGCTGCTGGCGATGGCCGCCCATCCGCGCTACGATCCCAACGCCGTGGGTCGCGCGCAAGACTCCGTGCTGGCCAATCGCGCCATCTCCGCGGTCTACGAACCGGGATCCACGTTCAAGATCATCCTGGCGGCGGCCGCGCTGGAAGCCGGCGCCGTGACCACGCGCGAGGTGTTTGCGAGCACCGGCGAACTTCGGGTTGCCGGCGGCTACGTCATTCGGGAGGCCCGCGGGCGCAGGTTTCCCAGGCAGACGCTGGGCGACATCGTCCGCCAGTCGTCGAATGTGGGTGCGGCCATGGTGGCGGCCCGGCTGGGCAAGGAGCGGTATCACGAAGCGATCCGCCGCTTCGGGTTCGGCACGCCCACCGGAGTTGATCTGCCCGGGGAGCTCTCCGGATTGGTGCCGCCGCCTGCGCAGTGGCTGGGCCCTGGACTCGAGACCATCGGCTTCGGTCAGGGGATCTCGGTGACGCCCCTGCAGATGCTGGTGGCCGCATCGGCCCTGGGCAACGGTGGCCAACTCGTCCGCCCGCACGTGTTGCGCGCCGCGCGCGATTCCGAAGGCCGCCTGGTCAGGGTGGCGGTACCGGAGCCGGGACGCCGGGCGACCTCGCCGGAGGTTGCCCGAGCGGTATTCGCGATGTTGGAAGAGGCCGTGAACAAGGGAACCGGGACGCTGGCCCGGGTCGAGGGATACCGGATCGCCGGCAAGACGGGCACGGCCCAGAAGCCGGCGCCGGGCGGCGGCTACATGACGGACGCGTTCGTGGCTTCGTTTGTCGGCCTGGTGCCCGCGGACAACCCGCGCCTTGCGGTGCTGGTGATTCTCGACGGCGTGAAGGGCGAGCAGTACGGGGGCACGGTCGCCGCGCCGGTCTTCCAGGCCGTTGCCACGCAGGTTCTCTGGCACCTGCGTCTGCCTCCATCCGAGCCGGCGGCCCTGGGCCGCCTGCCGTCGCGCACCGCGCCGTAG
- a CDS encoding UDP-N-acetylmuramoyl-L-alanyl-D-glutamate--2,6-diaminopimelate ligase: MHLRALLTELDAPSVVGDPGVEIRGLAYDSRECGPGFLFAALRGTVHDGHAFIGEAVTRGASAILVDRAVAAPPGVAVVRTSDTRRALAQISAAYHGHPSRRLSVIGVTGTNGKGATTYLIEAILRAAGRPCGIIGTMGIVIDGGVLPSARTTPEAPDLHRALASMVSAGMQYAAVEVASHALALERVAGCRFKVGVFTNLTRDHLDFHKSMEAYRAAKARLFAMLPGDGWAVLNADDPTSRIMRAVSPAPVVTYGVREPADVRGRDLRLHLRGSTFTAETPAGSIPVELRLAGGFNVANALAALAVGITAELPLAVMAEALAAMPGIPGRFESIEEGQPFAVVVDYAHTPDGLENVLRSAREVTGGRLIVVFGCGGDRDRPKRPVMGKIAASWADHVVVTSDNPRTEDPRSIIDEIRPGVEAAATRRGVRVQIEPDRRRAIAAAVAEARPGDLVLIAGKGHETYQEIAGVRHPFDDREVVREVLSASGR, from the coding sequence ATGCATCTGCGCGCGCTGCTGACGGAGCTCGACGCGCCGTCGGTGGTGGGCGACCCCGGCGTGGAGATTCGCGGGCTCGCTTACGACTCCCGGGAGTGTGGTCCCGGGTTTCTGTTTGCCGCGCTCCGCGGCACGGTCCACGACGGGCACGCCTTCATCGGAGAGGCCGTCACCCGCGGCGCGTCCGCGATCCTGGTGGATCGCGCGGTCGCCGCGCCTCCAGGCGTTGCGGTGGTGCGGACCTCCGACACCCGCCGCGCGCTCGCGCAGATCAGCGCAGCGTACCATGGGCATCCCTCGCGCCGCCTGAGCGTGATCGGCGTCACCGGGACCAACGGCAAGGGCGCCACCACCTACCTGATCGAAGCGATCCTGCGCGCGGCCGGACGGCCGTGCGGCATCATCGGGACGATGGGGATTGTCATTGACGGAGGGGTGCTGCCGTCGGCGCGCACGACCCCTGAGGCGCCAGACCTGCATCGGGCGCTGGCGTCCATGGTGAGTGCGGGTATGCAGTACGCTGCGGTCGAGGTCGCGTCCCACGCGCTGGCGCTGGAGCGGGTTGCCGGGTGCCGGTTCAAGGTCGGGGTGTTCACCAACCTCACGCGGGACCATCTGGACTTCCACAAGAGCATGGAGGCCTACCGCGCAGCCAAGGCGCGGTTGTTCGCGATGCTCCCCGGCGACGGGTGGGCGGTCCTAAACGCCGACGACCCCACGTCGCGGATCATGCGTGCGGTCAGCCCGGCGCCGGTGGTGACCTACGGCGTGCGCGAGCCCGCCGATGTGCGCGGACGCGACCTCCGGCTGCACCTGCGCGGATCAACGTTCACCGCTGAAACGCCGGCGGGTAGCATTCCGGTCGAGCTGCGGCTGGCCGGCGGCTTCAACGTCGCAAACGCGCTCGCAGCGCTGGCCGTGGGCATCACGGCGGAACTGCCTCTGGCGGTGATGGCCGAAGCCCTGGCCGCGATGCCCGGTATCCCGGGTCGCTTTGAGAGCATCGAGGAGGGACAGCCCTTTGCGGTGGTCGTGGACTACGCCCACACGCCCGACGGCCTTGAAAACGTGCTGCGCAGCGCCCGCGAGGTGACCGGCGGCCGGCTGATCGTGGTCTTCGGCTGCGGCGGGGATCGCGACCGGCCCAAGCGCCCGGTGATGGGCAAGATCGCGGCGAGTTGGGCCGACCACGTGGTGGTGACCTCCGACAATCCGCGCACCGAGGATCCCCGCTCGATCATTGACGAGATACGTCCGGGCGTCGAGGCCGCCGCGACCCGCCGCGGCGTGCGCGTGCAGATCGAACCCGACCGGCGCCGCGCGATTGCCGCGGCAGTGGCGGAGGCGCGCCCAGGCGACCTAGTGCTGATTGCGGGCAAGGGCCACGAGACCTACCAGGAGATCGCCGGCGTGAGGCATCCGTTTGACGACCGGGAGGTAGTTCGGGAGGTCCTGAGTGCATCTGGCCGTTAG